A region of Candidatus Krumholzibacteriia bacterium DNA encodes the following proteins:
- the pth gene encoding aminoacyl-tRNA hydrolase, with the protein MDTPAPGPGPVADGDRVVFGLGNPGSRYRHTRHNLGFMLLDRLEADLGWKPSAGRGDYLLSQGDLGDHRLVLVRPTTFMNRSGLAVTQVLEREGLERPGILVAVDDVAIDRGRLRVRRSGAHAGHNGLRSIHERLGSGAYARLRLGCGPPPEDEDLADYVLSEFDDGEWDDVESMLGRAAEAVRSWVVDGVEATMSRFNG; encoded by the coding sequence GTGGACACGCCCGCCCCCGGTCCCGGACCGGTGGCGGACGGCGATCGAGTGGTGTTCGGCCTGGGGAACCCCGGTTCACGGTACCGCCACACCCGCCACAACCTGGGCTTCATGCTCCTGGACCGGCTCGAGGCCGACCTGGGGTGGAAGCCCTCCGCGGGGCGCGGCGACTACCTGCTCAGCCAGGGTGACCTCGGCGACCACCGCCTGGTCCTGGTCCGTCCCACGACCTTCATGAACCGCTCGGGGCTGGCCGTGACCCAGGTCCTCGAACGCGAAGGTCTGGAGCGACCCGGGATCCTGGTGGCCGTGGACGACGTCGCGATCGACCGGGGCCGGCTGCGTGTGCGCCGCTCGGGGGCGCACGCCGGCCACAACGGACTGCGGTCGATCCACGAACGACTCGGAAGCGGCGCGTATGCCCGTCTGCGCCTGGGGTGCGGGCCGCCACCGGAGGACGAGGATCTCGCCGACTACGTCCTGTCGGAGTTCGACGACGGCGAGTGGGACGACGTGGAGTCGATGCTCGGACGGGCGGCCGAGGCCGTTCGCAGCTGGGTCGTCGACGGGGTCGAGGCGACGATGAGTCGATTCAACGGTTAG
- a CDS encoding 50S ribosomal protein L25, producing the protein MATVNLAARPREGAGKGVARKIRQADRVPVIVYGYETDPFMCSVDAAELRKALGTRSGSNAVIRLDLEGSDWDNAAIVKEIQRHPVSRDIVHLDLLAIDLNVPVEVSVPVAAKGTPVGVKLEGGVLSWGRRDVTIRVLPTQIPEDIELDISDLHINDALHMSDVPAEGFEVVDDLELTICSVASTKLEVEPEGEEELAEGEEAEAAEGEGETPVAESEG; encoded by the coding sequence ATGGCTACCGTGAATCTGGCCGCCCGTCCGCGCGAGGGCGCGGGCAAGGGAGTGGCCCGCAAGATCCGTCAGGCCGATCGCGTTCCCGTGATCGTCTACGGCTACGAGACCGACCCCTTCATGTGCAGCGTCGACGCCGCCGAACTGCGGAAGGCGTTGGGGACCCGCTCCGGGTCCAACGCCGTGATCCGTCTCGACCTCGAGGGGTCGGACTGGGACAACGCGGCCATCGTGAAGGAGATCCAGCGGCACCCCGTGTCGCGCGACATCGTCCACCTCGACCTCCTGGCCATCGACCTCAACGTGCCCGTCGAGGTTTCGGTACCGGTCGCGGCCAAGGGCACCCCGGTGGGCGTGAAGCTCGAGGGTGGTGTGTTGAGCTGGGGCCGTCGCGACGTGACCATTCGCGTCCTGCCGACGCAGATTCCCGAGGACATCGAACTCGACATCTCGGATCTGCACATCAACGATGCTCTGCACATGAGCGACGTGCCGGCCGAGGGTTTCGAGGTCGTCGACGACCTGGAGCTGACGATCTGCAGCGTGGCCAGCACCAAACTCGAGGTCGAGCCCGAGGGCGAGGAGGAACTCGCCGAGGGTGAAGAGGCCGAGGCTGCCGAGGGCGAGGGCGAGACTCCCGTCGCCGAGAGCGAAGGCTAG
- a CDS encoding ribose-phosphate pyrophosphokinase, which produces MGRRLRVLSGRGHEDLAVRICKYLDVSLTDVDIHAFSDGELRVKIQENIRGADVFIIQPTQPPAENLLELLLLLDAARRSSAQRITAVVPYFGYARQDRKDQPRVPISAKLMANLITTSGADRMLTMDLHAAQIQGFFDIPMDHLYAAPVLLEHFMHARDLDRLAVVAPDVGSVKMARAFAKQLGATLSIIDKRRPRPNQAEVVNFIGDVRDRDVVIFDDMIDTAGTMCDAAKELVANQGAKRVDVCATHPLLSGPALDRLNEAPVGEVVVTNTIHFDRHDECAKIEVLDISQLLAEAIKRIHLEQSISSLFL; this is translated from the coding sequence ATGGGACGACGTCTGCGAGTGCTCTCGGGCCGAGGTCACGAGGACCTCGCCGTCAGGATCTGCAAGTACCTCGACGTCTCGCTGACCGACGTCGACATCCACGCTTTCAGCGACGGCGAACTCCGGGTGAAGATCCAGGAGAACATTCGCGGCGCCGACGTCTTCATCATCCAGCCGACGCAACCCCCGGCCGAGAATCTCCTCGAACTGTTGCTGTTGCTCGACGCCGCACGCAGGAGTTCGGCGCAGCGGATCACCGCGGTGGTTCCGTACTTCGGTTACGCCCGGCAGGACCGGAAGGACCAGCCGCGCGTTCCGATCTCCGCCAAGTTGATGGCGAACCTCATCACCACGTCCGGCGCCGACCGGATGCTGACCATGGATCTGCACGCAGCGCAGATCCAGGGGTTCTTCGACATCCCCATGGACCACCTCTACGCGGCACCGGTCCTGCTCGAGCACTTCATGCACGCTCGCGACCTCGACCGCCTGGCGGTGGTGGCGCCCGACGTCGGTTCCGTGAAGATGGCCCGTGCCTTCGCCAAGCAACTGGGGGCCACGCTCAGCATCATCGACAAGCGACGCCCTCGGCCGAACCAGGCCGAAGTGGTCAACTTCATCGGGGACGTCCGTGATCGCGACGTCGTGATCTTCGACGACATGATCGACACCGCGGGGACCATGTGCGACGCGGCCAAGGAGCTCGTGGCGAACCAGGGCGCGAAGCGTGTCGACGTCTGCGCGACCCACCCGCTGCTGAGTGGCCCCGCGCTCGACCGCTTGAACGAGGCACCGGTCGGGGAGGTCGTCGTGACCAACACCATCCACTTCGACCGTCACGACGAGTGCGCGAAGATCGAGGTGCTCGACATCTCGCAGCTCCTGGCCGAGGCCATCAAGCGGATCCACCTCGAGCAGAGCATCTCGTCGCTGTTCCTGTGA
- a CDS encoding SpoVG family protein, with product MEITEIRITLRDDEKLKAFASITLDGMLVIRGLKIIEGANGTFVAMPSRRRKDGSFQDVAHPINRETREWLEGAVITAYKEERTRMGAGAVQGAHDSGEDHGDQGEFAAEDAY from the coding sequence GTGGAGATCACCGAGATTCGCATCACGCTTCGCGACGACGAGAAGTTGAAGGCCTTTGCCAGCATCACGCTCGATGGCATGCTCGTGATCCGTGGTCTCAAGATCATCGAAGGTGCGAACGGGACCTTCGTTGCGATGCCGTCGCGGCGTCGCAAGGACGGCAGCTTCCAGGACGTGGCCCATCCGATCAACCGCGAGACGCGCGAGTGGCTCGAGGGGGCGGTGATCACCGCCTACAAGGAAGAGCGCACCCGCATGGGAGCGGGCGCGGTGCAGGGTGCACACGATTCCGGCGAGGATCATGGCGATCAAGGCGAGTTCGCGGCAGAGGATGCCTACTGA
- the ispE gene encoding 4-(cytidine 5'-diphospho)-2-C-methyl-D-erythritol kinase, whose translation MREKIVARTPAKVNLHLEVLYQREDGYHEIETIFQALDLYDTITFEATNGPIHVTCAQPGVPNDRTNLCHRAAKMVRNRTGVRAGASIHIDKTIPVAAGLGGGSSDAAATLLAVQRLWGLDLDDDDVLHMATTLGADVPFFLRGGVALGRGIGEQLTPLNASGMGVFLLVTPPMSLSAADAYEGLRMGLTRHTPKVNLQTIKALLSRFPDRMWPGHNRLADFVFPTHPQLRRLHLMLLDTGPRLAMLSGSGPTVYAVYATIEEAESARERLSPTGYATRIARPIRHGVTLIDS comes from the coding sequence ATGAGGGAGAAGATCGTCGCGCGCACACCGGCCAAGGTGAATCTCCACCTCGAGGTGTTGTACCAGCGCGAGGACGGCTACCACGAGATCGAGACCATCTTCCAGGCGCTCGACCTGTACGACACGATCACGTTCGAGGCGACGAACGGTCCGATCCACGTGACGTGCGCGCAACCCGGCGTGCCGAACGATCGGACCAACCTCTGTCACCGCGCAGCGAAGATGGTGCGAAACCGTACCGGTGTCCGCGCGGGTGCTTCGATCCACATCGACAAGACGATTCCCGTGGCGGCCGGTCTCGGGGGTGGCTCGTCCGACGCGGCCGCCACGCTACTCGCCGTGCAGCGGCTCTGGGGACTCGACCTCGACGACGACGACGTTCTGCACATGGCCACGACGCTCGGGGCCGACGTGCCGTTCTTCCTGCGCGGTGGTGTGGCTCTCGGACGCGGGATCGGCGAGCAATTGACGCCGTTGAATGCGAGTGGAATGGGTGTCTTCCTGCTGGTGACTCCGCCCATGTCGTTGTCCGCCGCAGACGCCTACGAGGGCCTGAGAATGGGGTTGACGCGTCATACACCCAAAGTTAACCTCCAGACGATCAAGGCCCTGCTCTCGCGCTTTCCCGACCGTATGTGGCCTGGTCACAACCGTTTGGCAGACTTCGTCTTTCCGACCCATCCGCAGCTCCGTCGATTGCATCTCATGCTCCTCGACACCGGCCCGCGGTTGGCGATGCTCAGCGGAAGTGGTCCCACCGTCTACGCGGTCTACGCTACGATCGAGGAAGCCGAAAGCGCCCGGGAACGCCTGTCACCCACGGGGTATGCAACGAGGATCGCCCGGCCGATACGTCATGGCGTGACTCTGATCGACTCGTGA
- a CDS encoding decaprenyl-phosphate phosphoribosyltransferase, giving the protein MAAFELLRSMRPQQWTKNLVVFAALIFSMNLTQTDLLVRTTVGFLVFCGLSGFVYVLNDLKDRDKDRVHPKKSLRPIASGRLSVTNAVIGLAVLLAGGLTVAAWLGQGFLLTSVAFVLLNALYSFVLRSKVLLDVIAISTGFVLRALAGAEVLIGAGTDVRISPWLLLCTFFLSLFLGLGKRRHELKSVSHEHRRVLRAYSVELVDRLTTVTVAITVLCYSIYTIWPDTVENFGTEALVYTVPFVFFGLTRYLYLVTEEDKGGDPSEMLLTDRSISTTVVLWVLVVVWIVYGG; this is encoded by the coding sequence ATGGCAGCCTTCGAACTCCTGCGCAGCATGCGTCCGCAGCAGTGGACGAAGAACCTCGTGGTCTTCGCCGCGCTGATCTTCTCGATGAACCTCACCCAGACCGATCTGCTCGTGCGGACCACGGTCGGATTCCTGGTGTTCTGTGGGCTGAGCGGTTTCGTCTACGTGCTCAACGACCTGAAGGATCGCGACAAGGACCGCGTCCACCCGAAGAAGAGTCTGCGACCGATCGCCTCGGGTCGCCTGTCGGTCACGAATGCGGTGATCGGTCTGGCCGTACTGCTGGCCGGTGGACTGACGGTGGCGGCGTGGTTGGGGCAGGGCTTCCTGCTGACCTCCGTGGCATTCGTCCTGTTGAACGCGTTGTACAGCTTCGTCCTGCGTTCGAAGGTCCTGCTCGACGTCATCGCGATCTCCACCGGCTTCGTCCTGCGCGCCCTGGCCGGGGCCGAGGTCCTGATCGGCGCGGGGACCGACGTACGGATCTCGCCCTGGTTGCTGCTCTGCACCTTCTTCCTGTCGTTGTTCCTGGGTCTGGGAAAACGTCGGCACGAATTGAAGTCCGTGTCGCACGAGCACCGCCGGGTGCTGCGCGCCTACAGCGTGGAACTCGTGGACCGTTTGACCACGGTGACGGTGGCGATCACCGTCCTCTGCTATTCCATCTACACGATCTGGCCCGACACGGTGGAGAACTTCGGCACCGAGGCCCTGGTCTACACCGTGCCCTTCGTGTTCTTCGGCCTCACGCGGTATCTGTACCTGGTGACCGAAGAGGACAAGGGTGGCGATCCTTCGGAGATGCTCCTGACCGATCGTTCGATCAGTACGACCGTCGTGCTTTGGGTGCTTGTGGTCGTCTGGATCGTCTACGGTGGATGA
- a CDS encoding undecaprenyl-phosphate glucose phosphotransferase, which translates to MKAEPAAARPTRPATDPTVTEEERQRAEARQRVGKRGDLIFPAVLLAVDLFMLEAAFQLTYAIRFLSGWMASPLGIPPYGQYLFTSFALLVIWAGIFYQNGLYDPRRTKSLVDDIEGLIRGVVVGSLVVLALAFFVRSASYSRTFFAIFFTLSLLFLTLGRAMARAWLRRWLRQGMGAVRVLFLGATSMRGRLLETFDAQPELGLQPVGQVVDEDPDGDSDGSSDDSGRHLAVLGPVDAIDRIVDEHSVDLVLLTLPFRQLRRVTEIAERLGDRSVDVQFVPDMKRLHASRMRLREIAGVPFISVRETGLSGMDRIVKRAFDLVGSSVLLLLASPFMLAIAVAVKVTSPGPVFYGQERLGRDNRTFRMLKFRTMRVDAEAHSGPVWTQENDPRRTPIGSFLRRYSLDELPQFLNVIKGDMSLVGPRPEREIFVDDFQGRIPRYLERHRVRSGLTGWAQVHGLRGNTPIEVRTLYDLYYVENWSLALDLQILLRTVVHVLRGENAY; encoded by the coding sequence GTGAAGGCCGAACCTGCCGCCGCGCGCCCGACGCGGCCGGCGACGGACCCGACGGTGACCGAAGAGGAGAGGCAGCGAGCCGAGGCCCGGCAGCGGGTCGGGAAGCGTGGGGACCTGATCTTCCCGGCGGTCCTGCTCGCCGTCGACCTCTTCATGCTCGAGGCTGCCTTCCAACTGACCTACGCCATCCGCTTCCTCAGCGGGTGGATGGCGTCGCCGCTCGGGATCCCACCGTACGGTCAATACCTGTTCACCAGCTTCGCTCTACTGGTGATCTGGGCCGGGATCTTCTACCAGAACGGTCTGTACGATCCGCGCCGCACCAAGTCCCTCGTCGACGACATCGAGGGACTGATCCGTGGCGTGGTCGTGGGTAGTCTCGTCGTGCTCGCGCTGGCCTTCTTCGTGCGCAGCGCCAGCTACTCGCGGACCTTCTTCGCGATCTTCTTCACGCTCAGCCTGCTCTTCCTCACGCTGGGGCGGGCCATGGCGCGGGCGTGGTTACGACGTTGGTTGCGGCAGGGGATGGGTGCAGTCCGCGTGCTCTTCCTCGGGGCCACGTCCATGCGTGGCCGCTTGCTCGAGACCTTCGACGCCCAGCCCGAGCTCGGACTGCAGCCGGTCGGACAGGTGGTCGACGAGGATCCCGACGGCGATTCCGACGGAAGCAGTGACGACTCGGGGCGCCACCTGGCGGTCCTCGGCCCGGTCGACGCGATCGATCGCATCGTCGACGAGCACTCCGTCGACCTCGTCCTGCTCACGCTTCCCTTCCGGCAGCTCCGGCGCGTGACCGAGATCGCCGAACGGCTGGGCGACCGCAGTGTCGACGTGCAGTTCGTGCCCGACATGAAGCGGCTGCACGCCAGCCGCATGCGCCTGCGCGAGATCGCCGGGGTCCCGTTCATCAGTGTGCGCGAAACGGGCCTTTCGGGCATGGATCGCATCGTCAAGCGGGCCTTCGACCTGGTCGGCTCCTCTGTTCTGCTTCTGTTGGCCTCGCCCTTCATGCTGGCGATCGCGGTTGCGGTGAAGGTCACCTCGCCGGGGCCGGTCTTCTACGGTCAGGAGCGACTGGGACGCGACAACCGCACCTTCCGCATGCTGAAGTTCCGGACCATGCGGGTCGACGCCGAGGCCCACTCGGGGCCGGTGTGGACCCAGGAGAACGACCCGCGCCGCACCCCCATCGGATCGTTCCTGCGGCGCTACAGTCTCGACGAGCTCCCGCAGTTCCTGAACGTGATCAAGGGCGACATGAGCCTGGTCGGACCTCGTCCCGAGCGCGAGATCTTCGTCGACGACTTCCAGGGACGCATTCCGCGGTACCTCGAACGTCACCGTGTGCGCAGTGGCCTGACGGGTTGGGCGCAGGTCCACGGACTGCGCGGGAACACGCCGATCGAGGTCCGAACGCTGTACGATCTCTATTACGTCGAGAACTGGTCGCTGGCCCTCGACTTGCAAATCCTGCTCCGTACCGTCGTGCACGTCCTGCGCGGCGAGAACGCCTACTGA